CGGGGGCGTTTGCCGATGCTCGCCCGATTCTCTTTGAAGTGATTCTCGACCTGGAGATCCGTGACGACCACCTTCGAAAGGACGTCCCTCTGCACAAGCTGCCTTCTTAGGAAATCGTCGCGGAGATCGGCCGCGTACTGAGTTCGCAGATCGGCCTCCGTGATCCCCTCCTTGGCCAGCTCCGCGGCGAACTCGGCCGCCCCCAAACGCTCCTGATCTCCTTTGATCGCCGCTTCCACCGCATCGCCGATCTGCTGCTCGTCGATCTTGAGCCCCTGCGACTCCGCCTCGAGCAGGAGAAGCTGCTCGTTGACCAGGTTGTCGAGGATCTCCCTGCGGAGTTGGTTCGCGCGCGAGGTGTCCGAGACGTCGATCTCGAACTGAGGCGAGAAGACCTCGAAACGCTCTTCCACCTGCGAACGGAGGATCGGCTTGTCCCCCACCACGGCCGCGACGCCCTCCAGGGTCTTCACGGCCACGCGGGGCCCTGGAGCCTCGGCGGTCCCCTGGCAGCGGGCCATCCGGGGAAGCCCGACCAACAGCGGGACGAACATCAGGAGCACGAACCAGAGCGTTCGCATCATCTTGGATCTCCTATCCACGGGCCGCCAATCTGACTGGAGGGGCCGCCAGGTCTGCCGCCTGAAGCGACCCGTGAGGGTACGATAGCCCCGCGCCGGCCCACGGGCAATCCCATCCTCCCTCCGCGCGCGCCCCATCGCGCGCCTCGTCTCCCTAACACCACCGTCTTCAGGTGTCTCCTTGCAGGCTGCACGGCCGCTCCGCGGAAAGCGTGCATGGCGCAGTCGGGCATCGCATCGACGCCGAGCCATGGCGAGCGGCTGTCGGCGCCGGGGGTTTCTTCCAGGGCCCCGGAAAGCGCGCTCCAGTGCCGGGGGCCGCGGAAGATCGACCTCCGCCGATAGGCCCGGGCTCGGGCGCGCGGCATAGGGAGAGTCTCGGAATCCCCCATCGGCGGCCCCAGTGTGGCAGCCATCTTGCTCTCATGGCTTCGGACCCCGCGTATCCCCTGGAGGGAGGGTGTGAGCATGCTGCCCGTTCAAACGCTGATCGTCGGCGAGCCTCAGAGTCTTCTTCACTGGATCGCGGCCGGGCTCGAGGCCGAAGGATACCTGGCGTGCGTCGCCGGCGGGAACCTCCCCCCAGCGGTCGCCCTCGAACGATCCTGCCCGGACCTGCTGCTCCTGGTCGTCCCCCAGACCCCGTTCCAGCTCGAGAACTGGAGAAGAGCCGTCCATGCCCACCAGAGACGGCGATCGATGTCGGTTCTCGCCCTAGTTCATCGCGCCCCGAGCGAGAAGGAGCGAAGGATCATCGAGGGCTTCGCCGATCTGGGTATGGTCGGGAGACCATGGAGAAAGTCGGAGATCCTGGAGCGCCTCGAGGAATGGTACGCCTCCGAGATGCCAACGCTGCGCGCCGTCTGAGGAGGCCCTGAGTGCCCCGGACGAGAAGCGGGAGCCTATCTCTGCTTCCCGAAGGGGTTCTTGCGCTCCTGGAAAGCTCCTCCGAGCTGCTCGGGATCTGGATCGACATCCGCTTGACGTCGGATCCTCGAGCTCCCTCCGCCAAGCCGGCTCCGTCCTGCGTCGCCTGCGGCGAGACCGATCCCGCGATCTTCGCGGCGTGCGCAGGCAATCCCGCGCGGATGGGACGCCCCGACGGCTCTCGTGACGCGGAGACCTGGGTCTGCGGGCGGGGGCTGGATGTCTTCTCGTTTCCGATCGACGAGACGGGCCTGACTCCCCTCCGCCTCGTGGCCGTGCGCCCCTGCGCAAGTCCGCAGGGTTCCCCATGGAGTCGAGATCGGACGGCCCGCTTTCTCGGACGGCTCGCCCGGCTGGCGGCCGATCACATGCACCTTTCTCGCGATCTGCGCAAGGCCCAGGGCCGGCTGGCCCACGCTCACGAGGAGCTGAGCCTTCTCTGCAAGGTCACCGGACAGCTCGGAGAGAACGAAAACCTGCGGTCGATCGCCAGGCAGATCCTCGCTCAGGCGTGCGGCGTCGCGAGGGCTGACGCGGCGATCGTCTATGTCGCGGAGCGCCGCTTCCTCGAGATCGCCACCCGGAACTCCGCATCGAGCCGCATCGCCCCCGCCGCGGCGAGGCGATGGCGGATCCTGGGCGAGCTGCTGGCGGGCAGCCTCCAGGCGTCCGGGAGGAACTTCTTCGTCGGAGGAGACGCCGAGCTGCGCCCGGAGGATCCGCCCATGGGCGGCGCGGCGCGCATCCTGGCCGTCCGGCTGCCGGTCGACGGCGAGCCTCGGGGAGTTCTCTGCCTCGTCCATGGGAAGTCCGGCCCCCTCAACAAGGAGAGCGAGATCCGCGTGCTCGAGACCGTCGCCGAGCGGATCGGGATGGCCATCACGAACCACGATCTGGTGGAGAACCTGAAGGAGTTCCAGATGGCGACGGTGAAGAGCCTCGTCTCGGCCATCGAGGCGAAGGACGCCTACACCTCCGGACACTCCGAGCGGGTTCACATCCTCTCGATGCTCCTCGGCAAGACGCTCGAGCTGTCCGCGGCTGAGCTCGACGTGCTCAAGTGGGCCTCGATCCTGCACGACATCGGGAAGATCGGGATGCCGGGGCGGATCCTCAACAAGCCCGGGCGGCTCACGCCCGAGGAGTACGAGATCATGAAGGAGCACCCCGAGAGGGGCTACAAGGTCCTCGCGCCGATCCACCAGCTCGCGGCGGCGAGCCTCGGCGTCCGCAGCCATCACGAGATGATCGACGGCCGCGGCTACCCGATGGGCCTCAGGGGGGAGGAGATCCCGCACGCGGCGCGGATCATCAGCGTGGCCGACACCTACGACGCGCTGACCAGCACGAGGGCCTACCGGCAGCGGCGCTCGCCCGACAGCGCCTTCGCCGTCATCGACGCGGTTCGGGGGACGCAGCTGGACTCCGAGATTGTCGACGCCCTGGACTGCCTCCTGCCCTTCATCCGCGAGCACGAGGTGATGATCCAGACCGGCGCGCTCGAGCAGGCCACGGTCAGGGGCGAGGAGGGGAAGGCGGAGGCGGCGTAGGAGCCGGCCGGGACGGCTGATTGCCGAGCCCTCGGGATGCCCCGGGGGCTTGCTCTTCTGGTAGGATCCCTCCCGTGAGGGGAGGATCGCCTTGAAGATTCGCTTTCTCCTGTGGGGACCGCTGCGGGTCGCGGCGGGGACCGCGGAGGCGATCGTCGACTTGCCGGAGGGAATCGGAGTCGGCGACGCCCTCGATGTCTTCTACGCCTCGAGGCCCGACCTCCTCCCGCACCGCCGCGGAACTCGCGTGGCCGTGGGGAACGAGTACGCGGCCGAGGGACAGGCGTTGCGCGAGAGCGATGTCGTCTCGCTCATCCCTCCCGTGCAGGGCGGATGACGGATGATCAGGATCGAGATCGTCAGGACTCCCCTCGCCTTCGATCGCCCCATGGGTCTCTCGGCCCTTGACCGCGGCGCCGTCGTGGAGTTCCAGGGAATCGTGCGCGGCATCGAGGACGGCGAGCCGATCGGCGCGATCGATTACGAGTGCCACGAGGAGATGGCGCGCGCGCAGCTCGAGAAGATCGCCCGGGAGGTCGCGGCGGCCCAGGAACTGAGCGACATCACGATCCTCCATCGGATCGGCCCGGTTGCCGCCGGCGAGACGAGCCTCTACATCCGGACCGTCGCAACGCACAGGCGGGAAGCGTTCGACGCGGCGATGACGACAATCGAGCGCATCAAGCAGGATGTTCCGATCTGGAAGCATCCGCTTCGGAGGGCTTGACGGGATGGGGAGGCTGGGCCTTGTCGGGCGCGTCGAAGCGCGCGCGTAGGGAACCCGGATCGGCCGGCGGCGCGGGCCCTCCCATGCTCGGCCGGCTCGAAGGCCGCGCCGGCGCCTTCCTC
This DNA window, taken from Candidatus Eisenbacteria bacterium, encodes the following:
- a CDS encoding HD domain-containing protein, which encodes MPRTRSGSLSLLPEGVLALLESSSELLGIWIDIRLTSDPRAPSAKPAPSCVACGETDPAIFAACAGNPARMGRPDGSRDAETWVCGRGLDVFSFPIDETGLTPLRLVAVRPCASPQGSPWSRDRTARFLGRLARLAADHMHLSRDLRKAQGRLAHAHEELSLLCKVTGQLGENENLRSIARQILAQACGVARADAAIVYVAERRFLEIATRNSASSRIAPAAARRWRILGELLAGSLQASGRNFFVGGDAELRPEDPPMGGAARILAVRLPVDGEPRGVLCLVHGKSGPLNKESEIRVLETVAERIGMAITNHDLVENLKEFQMATVKSLVSAIEAKDAYTSGHSERVHILSMLLGKTLELSAAELDVLKWASILHDIGKIGMPGRILNKPGRLTPEEYEIMKEHPERGYKVLAPIHQLAAASLGVRSHHEMIDGRGYPMGLRGEEIPHAARIISVADTYDALTSTRAYRQRRSPDSAFAVIDAVRGTQLDSEIVDALDCLLPFIREHEVMIQTGALEQATVRGEEGKAEAA
- a CDS encoding MoaD/ThiS family protein, with translation MALKIRFLLWGPLRVAAGTAEAIVDLPEGIGVGDALDVFYASRPDLLPHRRGTRVAVGNEYAAEGQALRESDVVSLIPPVQGG
- a CDS encoding molybdenum cofactor biosynthesis protein MoaE, coding for MIRIEIVRTPLAFDRPMGLSALDRGAVVEFQGIVRGIEDGEPIGAIDYECHEEMARAQLEKIAREVAAAQELSDITILHRIGPVAAGETSLYIRTVATHRREAFDAAMTTIERIKQDVPIWKHPLRRA